Proteins encoded by one window of Arachis hypogaea cultivar Tifrunner chromosome 1, arahy.Tifrunner.gnm2.J5K5, whole genome shotgun sequence:
- the LOC112755595 gene encoding protein FAR1-RELATED SEQUENCE 5-like has product MDDESGRWHVAYFSDAHNHHVLELRFSSMLPGHRRMSEADIEQMNDMRKGDIGVSRIHGFMASLAGGYHNVPYTTRDMHNVNAKQRREGGLDAESCLRYLRECKANDPALYYKEVVDGKGVLQHMFWCDGTSQIDYQVFGDVVAFDATYKKNVYLSTLIVFSGVNHHNQTVVFAAALVADEKEETYVWLLQQLQTSMKRKAPVSIITDGDRQMKSVIEQVFPEAHHRLCAWHLLRNATSNIGKPKFTRMFRDCMLDDYEVRTFQRKWFEMVEKFGVADKRWVQNMYERRHSWATAHIRGKFFARFRTTSRCEGLHAEVEADFECAKGDPVMTTNLKQLEQSAVDNYTRAIFYLFVPILDRACAMTVVDSEDNGSYFIHTVSRYETPGKDWRVVATSNTREVRCTCMRMECFEVPCEHIIAVLVLNNVHEIPRSLILPRWTKDAKLVAVQSMGVIWDSVQLTQHWCLIDWYWKMCKIACHSTEKFQFARDIAVLMLKNFENEDAGNTSFPHEGPPTEGGRPPAQNPPKRNTKGNGVHGGKKTQRCRLCREVGHNMTTCLERRTMEPSSAVAEDMDSMDTDMVYDNLSGDLYATAEIPSFQCSDSDTQAGFANSDFAGTNTSGPVMSLTD; this is encoded by the exons ATGGACGATGAATCAGGACGTTGGCACGTTGCGTACTTTTCAGACGCGCATAACCACCACGTTCTTGAGTTGCGATTTTCTTCCATGCTCCCGGGACATCGGAGGATGAGCGAAGCGGACATCGAGCAGATGAACGACATGCGCAAAGGGGACATTGGCGTCTCTCGAATCCACGGTTTTATGGCGAGCCTGGCCGGCGGGTATCATAATGTCCCGTACACAACAAGGGACATGCACAATGTAAATGCGAAGCAACGAAGGGAGGGTGGCCTAGATGCGGAATCGTGCCTAAGATATCTACGAGAGTGCAAGGCAAATGATCCAGCACTGTACTACAAGGAAGTTGTTGACGGTAAGGGCGTGTTGCAACACATGTTTTGGTGTGACGGCACCAGCCAAATTGATTACCAGGTGTTTGGAGACGTGGTTGCATTTGATGCAACGTACAAGAAAAACGTTTACCTTTCAACTCTTATAGTATTCTCCGGTGTGAATCACCACAACCAAACGGTTGTCTTTGCCGCTGCACTGGTGGCAGACGAGAAAGAAGAGACCTATGTCTGGCTGCTTCAGCAGTTGCAAACTTCAATGAAAAGGAAGGCTCCCGTGTCCATAATAACCGACGGTGACAGGCAAATGAAGTCTGTGATCGAGCAAGTTTTTCCAGAGGCTCACCATCGACTCTGCGCTTGGCATCTACTCCGAAATGCCACGAGCAACATCGGAAAGCCCAAATTCACCAGGATGTTTAGGGATTGCATGCTCGACGACTACGAGGTCCGAACATTTCAGAGAAAGTGGTTTGAGATGGTTGAGAAATTTGGCGTCGCCGATAAAAGATGGGTACAGAACATGTACGAGAGAAGGCACAGTTGGGCCACAGCACACATACGGGGAAAGTTCTTTGCCAGATTTCGAACAACATCGAGGTGCGAGGGCTTGCACGCT GAGGTGGAGGCTGATTTTGAGTGTGCAAAGGGTGACCCTGTTATGACCACCAACCTGAAACAGCTGGAGCAGAGTGCAGTCGACAACTACACTCGTGCGATATTCTATTTATTTGTTCCCATTCTTGACAGGGCCTGTGCAATGACGGTGGTTGACTCTGAAGACAACGGTTCCTATTTTATCCACACCGTCTCTCGATACGAAACTCCGGGGAAGGATTGGCGTGTTGTTGCAACGTCTAATACGAGGGAGGTCCGATGCACGTGCATGAGAATGGAATGTTTCGAGGTCCCCTGCGAACATATAATTGCGGTGCTTGTTCTTAACAATGTTCATGAGATCCCGAGGTCTCTGATATTACCGAGATGGACCAAGGATGCAAAACTTGTTGCGGTGCAGTCGATGGGTGTGATTTGGGATTCTGTACAACTGACGCAACACTGGTGCCTGATAGATTGGTACTGGAAAATGTGCAAGATTGCATGTCACAGCACCGAAAAATTCCAGTTTGCAAGAGACATAGCCGTGCTGATGCTGAAGAACTTCGAGAACGAAGATGCAGGGAACACCAGTTTTCCACACGAGGGGCCACCTACTGAGGGTGGCAGACCCCCGGCGCAGAATCCACCCAAGCGCAATACAAAGGGTAATGGTGTTCATGGTGGAAAGAAGACCCAACGATGTCGTTTATGCCGGGAGGTGGGACACAACATGACGACATGTCTGGAGCGTCGCACAATGGAACCCTCCAGCGCAGTTGCAGAAGACATGGATTCGATGGACACTGACATG GTCTATGATAACCTATCCGGCGATCTGTATGCGACCGCGGAGATTCCTTCGTTCCAATGCTCCGATAGTGACACGCAGGCTGGGTTTGCTAACAGCGACTTCGCTGGGACCAACACGTCCGGGCCAGTCATGTCTCTCACCGATTGA